The proteins below come from a single Nocardiopsis gilva YIM 90087 genomic window:
- the mutM gene encoding bifunctional DNA-formamidopyrimidine glycosylase/DNA-(apurinic or apyrimidinic site) lyase has product MPELPEVESVRMGLDRWVAGRTVEAVDMLHPRSIRRHLSGSGDFAGRLAGCKITATARRGKYMWLTLDSGEALLAHLGMSGQLLVQPPECADEKHLRVRMRFDDGGSELRFVDQRTFGHLMVEPLVPDATGVEVPGAIRHIALDPLDPAFDGDVFAGVLRRRRTEIKRALLDQSLISGIGNIYADEALWRSRLHWARATGGLQRRRVADLLEHVRGVLGEALAEGGTSFDGLYVNVNGESGYFERGLKAYGRVGLPCERCQTPIRRDAFMNRSSFSCPKCQPRPRGARVSPASR; this is encoded by the coding sequence ATGCCCGAGCTCCCCGAAGTCGAGTCGGTCCGGATGGGGCTGGACCGGTGGGTGGCCGGTCGCACGGTCGAGGCCGTGGACATGCTGCATCCCCGTTCGATCCGTCGGCACCTGAGCGGCTCGGGGGACTTCGCGGGGCGGTTGGCCGGGTGCAAGATCACCGCCACCGCGCGGCGCGGCAAGTACATGTGGCTGACGCTGGACTCCGGCGAGGCGCTTCTGGCCCACCTGGGGATGAGCGGCCAGCTGCTGGTGCAGCCGCCCGAGTGCGCCGATGAGAAGCACCTGCGGGTGCGGATGCGGTTCGATGACGGCGGCAGCGAGTTGCGCTTCGTCGACCAGCGGACGTTCGGCCACCTGATGGTGGAGCCGCTCGTGCCCGATGCCACGGGCGTCGAGGTGCCCGGCGCCATCCGGCACATCGCGCTGGATCCGCTGGACCCGGCCTTCGACGGCGACGTGTTCGCCGGTGTGCTGCGCCGTCGGCGCACCGAGATCAAGCGGGCGCTGCTCGACCAGTCGCTGATCAGCGGGATCGGCAACATCTACGCGGATGAGGCGCTGTGGCGGTCGCGGCTGCACTGGGCACGCGCCACGGGCGGGCTCCAGCGCCGGCGGGTGGCCGACCTGCTGGAGCACGTGCGCGGGGTGCTGGGTGAGGCGCTGGCCGAAGGGGGTACCTCCTTTGACGGGCTCTACGTCAACGTCAACGGGGAGAGCGGCTACTTCGAACGCGGGCTGAAGGCGTACGGCCGCGTGGGGCTGCCGTGCGAGCGCTGCCAGACGCCGATCCGGCGGGACGCGTTCATGAACCGGTCGTCGTTCAGCTGCCCGAAGTGCCAGCCCCGGCCGCGCGGCGCACGGGTGTCGCCCGCGTCCCGCTGA
- the smc gene encoding chromosome segregation protein SMC encodes MYLKNLTLRGFKSFASATTLRFEPGITCVVGPNGSGKSNVVDALAWVMGEQGAKSLRGGKMEDVIFAGTSSRPALGRAEVSLTIDNTDGALPIEYSEVTIRRTLFRNGGSEYAINGDTCRLLDIQDLLSDSGIGREMHVIVGQGQLDTVLHAGPEERRALIEEAAGILKHRKRKEKALRKLEAMQGNLDRVTDLTAELRRQLKPLGRQAELARRAAVIQADLRDARLRLLADDIVTLTEALRKEEADESAVRTRREATEKSLADAQAREAELDAAAAEAAPLLAQAQDTFHGLSRLKERLNAVAGLATERHRNLAAEPEEERHGRDPEEMEAEAEEVRAQEEELQYRLDDARERLEAAVSERTAAEEALKAEEQRIAHLARAAADRREGMAKLRGRVDALRSRLAASEAELERLDDAATEARERAEIAQAEYEQAAEDSAGLDEGDAELDAAHEHAQNELAATEARVNELRDAENTAERERAALAARKEALEMGLNRKDGAAALLGAAERLPGLLGSFAALVEVEPGHETAVAAALGVASDAVAVADPAAAEAALELLKSDDAGRAGIVIASSQASGGGTAPPRAQWPRLGDGLRYAVDVLSPPPSLEAAVTELLDRVVLVADAAQAREVVAAHPGVRAVSPEGDVFTPALVHGGSSTAPSLLEVQAAVDEATEQLEEAVTAAKRAAADLDEAKRERAQAASAVEEIAVRRRSAAKRRNEVAQQVGKLGGQARSAAAEVERYTAAAAKAAAGRQSDLDRLAELEERLAEAEAEPVDDGEPDTDRRDALAESAAAARASEMEGRLAVRTAEERVRSIAGRADSLLRAAAAERQSRERAALRRERRRRQSLVAEAVAKGAAEALRRIESSLAGADAERAAAEEERAARDGELKTVRARVRELSVELEKLVNVVHGSEVARAERKLRLEQLETKAVEEMGVDVPNLISEYGPRVPVPPPADAPEGEAVAVPYVREVQEKRARTAERQLNQLGKINPLALEEFAALEERHAFLTAQLEDIKKTRRELLGIVEEVDGRVREVFTAAYADVEREFAAIFGRLFPGGEGRLVLTDPDNMLTTGIEVEARPPGKKVKRLSLLSGGERSLTAVAFLASIFKARPSPFYVMDEVEAALDDTNLQRLLVIFDELRSSSQLIVITHQKRTMEAADALYGVTMQGDGISQVISQRLERR; translated from the coding sequence GTGTACCTGAAGAACCTCACGCTGCGGGGATTCAAGTCCTTCGCGTCGGCCACCACGCTGCGCTTCGAGCCCGGCATCACGTGTGTCGTCGGCCCCAACGGCTCGGGCAAGTCCAACGTCGTCGACGCGCTTGCCTGGGTCATGGGGGAGCAGGGTGCCAAGTCCCTGCGCGGCGGCAAGATGGAGGACGTCATCTTCGCGGGGACCTCCTCCCGCCCCGCGCTCGGCCGCGCCGAGGTCAGCCTCACCATCGACAACACCGATGGTGCGCTGCCCATCGAGTACTCCGAGGTCACCATCAGACGGACGCTGTTCCGCAACGGCGGCTCCGAGTACGCGATCAACGGCGACACCTGCCGTCTGCTCGACATCCAGGACCTGCTCAGCGACTCTGGCATCGGCCGCGAGATGCACGTCATCGTCGGCCAGGGCCAGCTCGACACCGTCCTGCACGCCGGCCCCGAGGAACGCCGCGCCCTCATCGAGGAGGCGGCGGGCATCCTCAAGCACCGCAAGCGCAAGGAGAAGGCGCTGCGCAAGCTCGAGGCGATGCAGGGCAACCTCGACCGCGTCACCGACCTCACCGCCGAGCTGCGCCGCCAGCTCAAGCCGCTGGGCCGCCAGGCCGAACTCGCGCGCCGCGCCGCCGTCATCCAGGCCGACCTGCGCGACGCCCGGCTCCGGCTGCTCGCCGACGACATCGTCACCCTCACCGAGGCGCTGCGCAAGGAGGAGGCCGACGAGTCGGCCGTGCGCACCCGCCGCGAGGCCACCGAGAAGTCGCTCGCCGACGCCCAGGCCCGCGAGGCCGAGCTGGACGCGGCCGCCGCCGAGGCCGCGCCGCTGCTCGCCCAGGCCCAGGACACCTTCCACGGGCTGTCCCGGCTCAAGGAGCGGCTGAACGCGGTCGCCGGCCTGGCCACCGAACGCCACCGCAATCTCGCCGCCGAACCCGAGGAGGAGCGGCACGGCCGCGACCCCGAGGAGATGGAGGCCGAGGCCGAGGAGGTGCGCGCGCAGGAGGAGGAACTCCAGTACCGCCTCGATGACGCCCGGGAGCGGCTGGAGGCCGCTGTCAGCGAGCGCACCGCCGCCGAGGAGGCCCTGAAGGCCGAGGAACAGCGCATCGCCCATCTCGCCCGCGCCGCGGCCGACCGGCGCGAGGGCATGGCCAAGCTGCGCGGCCGCGTCGACGCGCTGCGCAGCCGCCTGGCCGCCAGCGAGGCCGAGCTGGAGCGGTTGGACGACGCCGCCACCGAGGCCCGCGAGCGCGCGGAAATCGCCCAGGCCGAGTACGAACAGGCCGCCGAGGACTCCGCCGGGCTCGACGAGGGCGACGCCGAACTCGACGCCGCCCACGAGCACGCGCAGAACGAACTCGCCGCCACCGAGGCGCGGGTGAACGAGCTGCGCGACGCCGAGAACACGGCCGAGCGCGAGCGCGCGGCGCTCGCCGCTCGCAAGGAGGCCCTGGAGATGGGCCTCAACCGCAAGGACGGCGCCGCCGCGCTCCTGGGCGCGGCGGAGCGGCTCCCCGGCCTGCTCGGCTCGTTCGCCGCCCTGGTGGAGGTGGAGCCCGGCCACGAGACCGCCGTCGCCGCCGCGCTGGGAGTGGCGTCCGACGCCGTGGCGGTCGCGGACCCAGCTGCCGCCGAGGCCGCGCTGGAGCTGTTGAAGAGCGACGACGCCGGGCGGGCCGGCATCGTCATCGCCTCGTCGCAGGCGTCCGGAGGCGGGACGGCACCGCCGCGCGCGCAGTGGCCGCGGCTGGGCGACGGACTGCGGTATGCCGTCGACGTCCTCAGCCCGCCGCCGTCCCTGGAGGCGGCCGTCACCGAGCTGCTCGACCGCGTCGTCCTCGTCGCCGACGCCGCCCAGGCCCGCGAGGTCGTGGCGGCCCATCCCGGGGTGCGCGCCGTCAGCCCCGAGGGGGACGTGTTCACCCCCGCCCTCGTGCACGGCGGGTCCTCGACCGCGCCGAGCCTGCTGGAGGTCCAGGCCGCGGTCGACGAAGCCACCGAGCAGCTGGAGGAGGCGGTGACCGCGGCCAAGCGGGCCGCCGCCGACCTGGACGAGGCCAAGCGGGAGCGGGCACAGGCGGCGAGCGCCGTAGAGGAGATCGCCGTCCGCCGCCGGTCCGCCGCCAAGCGCCGCAACGAGGTCGCCCAGCAGGTCGGCAAGCTCGGTGGACAGGCCCGCTCGGCCGCCGCCGAGGTGGAGCGCTACACCGCCGCCGCGGCCAAGGCCGCCGCCGGACGCCAGAGCGACCTCGACCGCCTCGCCGAGCTGGAGGAGCGGCTCGCCGAGGCCGAGGCCGAACCCGTCGACGACGGCGAACCCGACACCGATCGGCGCGACGCCCTCGCCGAGAGCGCCGCCGCCGCGCGCGCGTCCGAGATGGAAGGGCGCCTGGCGGTCCGCACGGCCGAAGAACGGGTCCGATCGATCGCCGGGCGCGCCGACAGCCTGCTGCGCGCGGCCGCCGCCGAACGCCAGAGCCGCGAGCGCGCCGCCCTGCGCCGCGAGCGCCGCCGTCGCCAGTCGCTCGTGGCCGAAGCGGTGGCCAAGGGCGCGGCCGAGGCCCTGCGCCGCATCGAGTCCTCCCTGGCCGGGGCCGACGCCGAGCGCGCGGCGGCCGAGGAGGAGCGGGCCGCCCGCGACGGCGAACTCAAGACCGTCCGCGCACGGGTCCGCGAACTGTCGGTGGAGCTGGAGAAGCTGGTCAACGTCGTCCACGGCAGCGAGGTCGCGCGCGCCGAGCGCAAACTGCGCCTGGAGCAGCTGGAGACCAAGGCCGTGGAGGAGATGGGCGTCGACGTCCCCAACCTCATCTCCGAATACGGCCCCCGTGTTCCCGTCCCGCCCCCGGCCGACGCGCCCGAGGGTGAGGCCGTGGCCGTCCCGTATGTCCGCGAGGTCCAGGAGAAGCGCGCCCGCACCGCCGAGCGGCAGCTCAACCAGCTCGGCAAGATCAACCCCCTCGCCTTGGAGGAGTTCGCGGCCCTGGAAGAGCGCCACGCCTTCCTCACCGCGCAGCTCGAGGACATCAAGAAGACCCGCCGCGAACTGCTCGGTATCGTCGAGGAGGTCGACGGCCGCGTCCGCGAGGTCTTCACCGCCGCCTACGCCGACGTGGAGCGCGAGTTCGCCGCGATCTTCGGCCGCCTCTTCCCCGGCGGCGAGGGCCGACTCGTCCTCACCGACCCCGACAACATGCTCACCACGGGCATCGAGGTGGAGGCCCGCCCACCGGGCAAGAAGGTCAAGCGCCTCTCCCTCCTGTCGGGCGGCGAGCGCTCCCTGACGGCGGTCGCCTTCCTGGCCTCGATCTTCAAGGCCCGCCCCTCGCCCTTCTACGTGATGGACGAGGTCGAGGCCGCCCTGGACGACACCAACCTCCAGCGACTCCTGGTGATCTTCGACGAGCTGCGCTCCTCGTCCCAGCTGATCGTGATCACCCACCAGAAGCGCACCATGGAGGCGGCCGACGCGCTGTACGGCGTGACCATGCAGGGGGACGGCATCTCCCAGGTCATCAGCCAACGCCTGGAGCGCCGCTGA